A genome region from Fervidobacterium changbaicum includes the following:
- a CDS encoding MFS transporter has translation MSHISDISSTNSAARLITIFTFTDGLAQGIYGTIFNLMLRTSGMPTSYVGRITSFFLWGCALLGLVFGIIADKVNKKQLMFTTHLLSVFFGTYRVLSKSYVQLGISSFLFGGFSTATGIVLSTLLILKTSKDNRTKVLGLNFGVGMLTGVLGNILGGVLGDVFPLKAVLISASISRLLALIPVKRLSIEKFSDTRLYKSDTDTNVLEFFSTLKKLNEQAKKVVLYYFLSTMSVGFGAGLFVTFGNVIFYDLFHLSPSLIGTILAMAQLATSIGAIFSYKLGRKFGDMNVLIFSYVFVPILIVLLSFVREPITFTSVYILRFAVMNMVGPLLTALVFSNIPASYLSSINGMNTFLSNVARALSADLFAALTRFKNGYTWIFVVSSIFYFANAYVMIRMYKHLKD, from the coding sequence ATGTCTCACATTTCCGACATTTCATCAACTAATTCAGCTGCTCGCTTAATCACTATTTTCACCTTTACCGATGGACTTGCTCAAGGCATATACGGAACCATCTTCAATCTGATGCTCCGAACCTCCGGGATGCCAACTTCCTACGTTGGTCGGATTACCTCCTTTTTCTTATGGGGTTGTGCACTGCTGGGACTTGTGTTCGGTATTATCGCGGACAAGGTAAATAAAAAACAGCTCATGTTTACAACGCATCTTCTGAGTGTATTCTTCGGAACTTACAGGGTTCTATCGAAATCGTACGTCCAGCTTGGTATCTCTTCCTTCCTCTTCGGTGGGTTTTCAACTGCTACAGGTATCGTTTTGTCAACGCTTCTTATATTGAAAACCTCAAAAGATAATCGAACGAAGGTCTTGGGACTGAACTTCGGTGTGGGAATGCTCACGGGTGTGTTGGGGAATATACTGGGCGGTGTGCTTGGCGATGTTTTCCCTTTGAAAGCTGTACTAATAAGCGCCAGTATTTCCAGATTGCTCGCCTTAATTCCTGTCAAAAGACTTAGCATTGAAAAGTTCAGCGATACTAGGCTTTACAAGTCAGATACCGATACCAACGTATTAGAGTTCTTTTCCACTTTGAAAAAGCTCAACGAACAAGCAAAAAAGGTTGTACTTTACTATTTTTTGTCCACGATGAGTGTTGGCTTTGGAGCTGGTCTGTTTGTCACATTTGGAAACGTCATCTTTTACGACCTTTTCCATCTTAGCCCTTCGCTGATTGGAACGATCCTTGCCATGGCGCAGTTGGCAACAAGCATAGGTGCCATCTTTTCGTACAAGCTGGGAAGGAAATTCGGGGACATGAACGTCTTGATATTTTCATATGTTTTCGTCCCCATCTTAATTGTGCTTTTGAGTTTTGTTAGGGAACCGATAACCTTCACATCAGTATACATCCTACGCTTCGCGGTTATGAACATGGTAGGGCCTCTGCTTACCGCTTTGGTCTTTTCAAACATACCTGCTAGTTATCTTTCGTCGATCAATGGAATGAACACATTTCTTAGCAACGTTGCGAGAGCACTCTCTGCAGATTTGTTCGCCGCACTCACCAGATTCAAGAACGGATATACGTGGATATTCGTTGTAAGTTCCATTTTTTACTTTGCCAATGCGTATGTTATGATAAGAATGTACAAACATTTAAAAGATTGA